Proteins from a single region of Bdellovibrio bacteriovorus HD100:
- a CDS encoding efflux RND transporter permease subunit encodes MNLIDLSIRRPVFAWVLMFALIVFGAICMNRMGISQLPDVDFPIVSVSVDYEGAAPEVVEAELLDPIEERLLAIEGIKEMRSSARQGSGSVTLEFDINRNVDVVLQEVQTALSRMRWPPGVDPATIRKQNPEEDPIIILSVYGEAPLKEMINWTENYLLDQVRFLEGVGEVSIGGFSQRNLRIWVDPKKLSALYLTLTDVVDAISSQHLESAAGQFTEGERELRVRWLGEATNVEDVANIQILRRGGQRIHDRNIFIRDVARVEDGLSDIRRVARVDGRQAVSIIVRKQRGTNEVTVANEVREKLTSIKDNFPKGFNFRVNVDFTRPTDATVNLTIEKLWVAALITILVCFLFLGSISAAVNILFSIPTSIVGTFVILYFSGFTLNLFTLLALTLSISIVVDDAIMLLENIVRHYRMGKPSAKAASDGSKEVLPAAIAATLAVIAVFLPVVFMDGIIGKFFFQFGVTMSAAVSLSLLEAVTITPMRAAALLSSEPKVSKLEHWLDELFEKFAHSYQKILHGTLRFKYVVVIGSLVFFVVSLFLVAKVRQEFVPAQDQDFIIINAQMPPGTSLEKTSREAEKIEAILKQDASVEGFVVSVGGGGGGSNVNQVFLPVALKPRADRQQGHLEIMNKWRAEFRKLKDMRVSMRDISARNLSSGRQNPVAINLRGPDLNVLFEKSQQLMERLEKENLAVDLDSDFRKGIPELVLTPDRKAMAARGVSVEDVGRILSAGVGGLREGRYTADGRRYDIRFKFLEDQIQKPEDFKKLYVRNNFGNLIPLSQLVKIEEQSAIQGISRVNRQRAISVFGNLAPGQSQAKVLDRTSAIAKEILPTGYSFALEGASAGFADSFKSLYSAMLVGILVAYLILAIQFNSFIHPVSVLVALPFSVTGALVALWMFDVSLNLFSFIGLIVLMGIAKKNSILLVEFTNQVRYHGEKDISKALLQACPIRLRPILMTSVATVAAAMPLVIGHGIGSETRVPMGLSIIGGTIVSTLLTLFVVPALYLMLSPLESKKKEVDL; translated from the coding sequence ATGAACCTGATTGACCTCTCGATTCGACGCCCGGTGTTTGCATGGGTTCTCATGTTTGCATTAATTGTTTTTGGCGCCATTTGCATGAACCGCATGGGTATCTCGCAGCTTCCCGATGTGGACTTCCCGATTGTCAGCGTTTCTGTGGACTATGAGGGCGCTGCCCCTGAAGTCGTCGAAGCCGAGCTGCTGGATCCTATCGAGGAAAGACTGCTTGCCATCGAGGGCATCAAGGAAATGCGCTCTTCGGCCCGTCAGGGGTCCGGCTCTGTCACGCTGGAATTTGATATCAACCGCAATGTCGACGTGGTCTTGCAGGAAGTGCAAACCGCCCTCAGCCGCATGCGCTGGCCTCCGGGTGTGGACCCTGCCACCATCCGCAAACAAAATCCTGAAGAAGACCCGATCATCATTCTTTCCGTCTATGGCGAGGCTCCGCTCAAAGAGATGATCAACTGGACCGAAAACTATCTGCTCGACCAAGTCCGCTTCCTGGAGGGCGTGGGCGAGGTCAGCATCGGTGGATTCAGTCAGCGCAATCTGCGCATCTGGGTGGATCCGAAAAAACTTTCAGCCTTGTATCTGACCCTGACTGATGTTGTGGATGCCATCAGCTCCCAGCATCTGGAAAGTGCCGCAGGCCAATTCACCGAAGGCGAACGCGAACTGCGTGTGCGCTGGTTGGGGGAAGCCACCAATGTAGAAGATGTCGCCAACATCCAGATTCTGCGACGGGGCGGCCAGCGCATCCACGACCGCAATATCTTTATCCGGGATGTCGCCCGGGTTGAGGACGGGCTTTCAGATATCCGCCGTGTTGCCCGGGTGGATGGCCGTCAGGCCGTTTCCATCATCGTGCGAAAGCAGCGGGGCACAAATGAGGTCACCGTCGCCAACGAGGTTCGTGAAAAACTGACCAGCATCAAGGACAACTTTCCTAAAGGCTTCAACTTCCGCGTGAATGTCGACTTCACCCGTCCGACCGATGCGACCGTGAATCTGACCATTGAAAAACTGTGGGTGGCGGCATTGATCACCATTCTGGTCTGCTTCCTGTTCCTGGGAAGCATCTCGGCTGCCGTCAACATTCTGTTTTCCATCCCGACGTCGATTGTGGGAACATTTGTCATCCTGTACTTCTCAGGGTTCACCCTGAATTTGTTCACCCTGCTGGCACTGACATTGTCGATTTCCATCGTCGTGGATGATGCCATCATGCTGCTTGAAAATATCGTGCGCCACTATCGCATGGGAAAACCATCGGCCAAAGCCGCCTCGGATGGCTCCAAAGAGGTTCTGCCGGCCGCCATCGCGGCGACATTGGCGGTCATCGCCGTGTTTCTGCCGGTGGTCTTTATGGATGGCATTATCGGGAAGTTCTTCTTCCAATTCGGTGTCACGATGAGTGCGGCGGTGTCGCTGTCGCTGCTTGAAGCGGTTACGATCACCCCGATGCGTGCTGCCGCCCTGTTGTCCAGTGAGCCCAAAGTTTCCAAACTGGAGCACTGGCTGGACGAACTGTTTGAAAAGTTCGCGCACTCCTATCAAAAAATTCTGCACGGCACTTTGCGATTCAAATATGTGGTGGTGATCGGCTCTTTGGTGTTCTTCGTTGTGTCCCTGTTCCTGGTGGCCAAAGTCCGTCAGGAATTCGTACCGGCGCAAGACCAGGACTTTATCATCATCAATGCGCAGATGCCTCCGGGCACTTCGCTTGAAAAAACCAGCCGCGAAGCTGAAAAAATCGAAGCCATCCTGAAGCAGGATGCATCCGTTGAAGGCTTTGTCGTTTCTGTCGGTGGCGGCGGTGGGGGTTCCAACGTCAATCAGGTCTTTCTGCCCGTGGCCCTGAAACCCCGTGCGGATCGGCAGCAAGGTCACCTTGAAATCATGAACAAATGGCGTGCCGAGTTTCGCAAGCTGAAGGACATGCGTGTTTCCATGCGTGATATTTCGGCGCGAAATCTTTCTTCAGGCCGTCAGAATCCGGTAGCGATCAATTTGCGTGGACCGGACTTGAATGTTCTATTTGAAAAATCCCAGCAGCTGATGGAGCGCCTGGAAAAAGAAAATCTGGCGGTGGATCTGGATTCGGATTTCCGTAAAGGGATCCCGGAGCTGGTTCTGACCCCGGACCGCAAAGCCATGGCCGCCCGGGGAGTCTCTGTCGAAGACGTGGGCCGCATTCTTTCAGCCGGCGTCGGAGGCTTGCGGGAAGGCCGCTACACCGCCGATGGCCGTCGCTATGACATCCGCTTTAAATTCCTGGAAGATCAGATCCAGAAGCCGGAGGATTTCAAAAAACTGTATGTGCGCAACAACTTCGGAAACCTGATCCCGCTGTCCCAGTTGGTGAAAATCGAAGAACAATCCGCCATTCAGGGCATCAGCCGCGTGAACCGTCAGCGTGCGATTTCCGTCTTCGGCAATCTGGCACCGGGACAGTCGCAGGCAAAGGTTCTGGACCGCACCAGCGCCATTGCCAAAGAAATTCTGCCGACAGGGTATTCCTTCGCCCTGGAAGGCGCCTCGGCCGGATTTGCGGATTCATTCAAAAGTCTTTATTCCGCCATGCTGGTGGGGATTCTGGTGGCGTATCTGATTTTGGCAATTCAGTTTAACTCTTTCATCCATCCGGTGTCAGTTCTGGTCGCCCTGCCCTTCAGTGTGACCGGCGCCCTGGTGGCTTTGTGGATGTTTGATGTGTCACTGAACCTGTTCAGTTTCATCGGCTTGATTGTTTTGATGGGTATTGCAAAAAAGAACTCGATCTTGCTGGTCGAATTCACCAACCAAGTGCGCTATCACGGCGAAAAGGATATTTCCAAAGCCTTGCTTCAGGCCTGCCCGATCCGCCTGCGCCCGATTCTGATGACATCGGTGGCGACCGTGGCGGCAGCCATGCCACTGGTGATCGGACATGGCATCGGTTCGGAAACCCGGGTGCCGATGGGTCTGTCCATCATTGGCGGAACAATCGTTTCGACACTGTTGACTTTGTTCGTGGTTCCGGCTTTGTATTTGATGCTGTCACCACTTGAAAGCAAAAAGAAAGAGGTCGATCTGTGA
- a CDS encoding photosynthetic reaction center cytochrome c subunit family protein — protein sequence MQRIRKWFFLPFLLVLLIPQAHSESVSKFVTKEEKIREEMIVISRELGVTCNACHNVQNFKADDKKAFKVGKEHMKLTQMLRENGMDGKKSAKATCYMCHRGKLMPDYKEPANAKAF from the coding sequence ATGCAGCGCATCCGAAAATGGTTCTTCCTTCCCTTCTTGCTGGTCCTTCTGATTCCACAGGCTCACTCCGAGTCTGTGTCCAAATTTGTGACAAAAGAAGAAAAAATCCGCGAAGAGATGATCGTGATCTCCCGCGAACTGGGTGTGACCTGCAATGCCTGCCACAATGTTCAGAACTTCAAGGCTGATGATAAAAAGGCTTTCAAGGTCGGCAAAGAGCATATGAAATTGACTCAGATGCTTCGAGAAAACGGCATGGATGGAAAGAAGAGCGCTAAAGCCACCTGCTACATGTGTCATCGCGGCAAACTGATGCCCGACTACAAAGAACCCGCTAACGCGAAGGCTTTCTAA
- a CDS encoding glycine--tRNA ligase: MKIKHLEDLNTLVSLSKRRGFVFQSSEIYGGLGSCWDYGPLGSLMKLNVKRAWWNAMTRRPDIVGLDAAILMHPMVWKASGHVDGFSDPLVDCKECKTRFRADNTDSYINEKKCPNCGSKNLSEERSFNLMFKTHMGPLEDSGSVVYLRPETAQGHFVNFQNCQQASRYKIPFGIAAIGKSFRNEITPGNFIFRTREFEQMEMQYFVEPGTDEQFFKEWKERRWNFYIKFGIKPENLKFKDHDKLAHYAKAAVDVEFKFPMGFSELEGIHNRSDFDLSQHMKFSGKNLEYFDEPNKKKYIPYVIETAVGCDRLFLAFLCDAYREEVTTDEAGKEDVRVVMGLHPEIAPFKVAVLPLSKKEELSSISEKLRDQLAEDFDVNYDESQSIGKRYRRQDEIGTPFCVTVDFDTINDQAVTVRHRDKMTQERVAITQLNAYIAAKLKTFNQ, from the coding sequence ATGAAAATTAAGCATCTTGAGGACCTAAACACTCTTGTGAGCCTCAGCAAACGTCGTGGTTTTGTATTCCAATCCAGTGAGATCTATGGCGGTCTTGGAAGTTGCTGGGATTACGGTCCTCTGGGCTCTTTGATGAAATTGAATGTGAAGCGTGCTTGGTGGAATGCCATGACCCGCAGACCTGATATCGTGGGTCTGGATGCCGCGATCCTGATGCACCCGATGGTGTGGAAAGCCTCCGGTCACGTGGATGGTTTCTCCGATCCATTGGTGGACTGTAAGGAGTGTAAAACACGCTTCCGTGCGGATAACACGGATTCCTATATCAACGAAAAGAAATGCCCGAACTGCGGCAGCAAGAATCTTTCTGAAGAAAGATCCTTCAACCTGATGTTCAAAACTCACATGGGTCCTTTGGAAGATTCCGGCAGCGTGGTGTATCTGCGTCCGGAAACTGCTCAAGGTCACTTCGTGAACTTCCAGAACTGTCAGCAGGCATCCCGTTATAAAATTCCATTCGGTATCGCGGCGATTGGTAAATCCTTCCGTAACGAAATCACACCAGGAAACTTCATCTTCCGTACCCGTGAATTCGAACAGATGGAAATGCAATATTTCGTAGAGCCAGGCACGGACGAACAGTTCTTCAAAGAATGGAAAGAGCGTCGCTGGAATTTCTATATCAAGTTCGGTATCAAACCAGAGAATTTGAAATTCAAAGATCACGACAAGCTGGCGCACTATGCGAAAGCGGCTGTGGACGTGGAATTCAAGTTCCCAATGGGCTTCTCTGAATTGGAAGGTATCCACAATCGTTCGGACTTCGATTTGTCCCAGCACATGAAATTCTCCGGTAAAAACCTGGAGTACTTCGACGAACCGAACAAAAAGAAATACATCCCTTATGTGATTGAAACAGCCGTGGGTTGTGATCGCCTGTTCCTGGCGTTCCTGTGTGATGCTTACCGTGAGGAAGTGACGACAGACGAAGCGGGTAAAGAAGACGTTCGCGTGGTGATGGGTCTGCACCCGGAAATCGCTCCGTTCAAAGTGGCAGTTCTGCCTCTGTCCAAAAAAGAGGAGCTAAGCTCTATCTCTGAAAAACTGCGTGACCAATTGGCTGAAGACTTCGACGTGAACTATGACGAATCCCAGTCCATCGGTAAACGTTACCGTCGTCAGGACGAGATCGGCACACCGTTCTGCGTGACTGTGGACTTTGACACCATCAATGATCAGGCGGTGACCGTTCGTCACCGTGACAAGATGACTCAAGAGCGCGTGGCGATCACTCAGTTGAACGCATACATCGCAGCCAAGTTGAAGACCTTTAATCAGTAG